The DNA segment gtgttttcaaTTTGAACCAGCTGGATCCAATACTATTAAAAGccacaaaataacaaatttaaaataattcaagagAGAACCcttgtataattttaaagcTTGAGTTTGTCATTTGAAAAGAAGCTCCAACTTCATGTTGaaagatattttctatttctttatataatttttagagTCTGAACGGAGTATTtgtcaataaaaagaaattggaaCCCATGTGTCTTCAAAAGCTGGTTGATGGTGACACAGTTCAATTTGGAGTTACTAAAAATAGTGAAGAACCTCCAGAATTCCTGTATAGATTTCACACCAATCTAAAAATCAAGAGAGCAAGACCCAAGTCTCTTGATGAAGTCGACTGTGCCACACCAAAGAGACAGAAACCTATGCCAGTCACATGTCAAGGACCTAGCAACCAAAAAAATCCTGAGTGGTCACCTTATCAGGAATATAAAGACAAACTAAAACAGCAAGAAGAAGAAATGGCAAGAAAGATGAAGgaatatgaacaaaaattatCTGAAATGAATAGTGTTTTGAAGGACAAAGAAGAAACGCAGGCAGCTATGAAAAATGAACTGGAAGAGGAAAAGAAAAGACGTGAAGAAAACATGAAGGAAATGGAGGAAACAATGAAAAAGAAGCAAGAAGAAATGGAAGATGAACTGAGAAGAAAAGAGGTAAGACTTAAAAGAATACGGATTTTTTGATAATATGCTTTACATTTAAATTTCCCCctgatcatatttttttttattgaagataatttaatattttgtttaaatctttatGCATAATATGTATACTGAATTTTCTGGTAGTTTTTAACAACACGATTATCACTCAAAGGAAGACCCTCTGAAAAGGTTTTATTCCATATCTTCTCAGATTGAAGGTgtcaattcatatatatatatctcagGGCACTCCTGCTGCCTCTGCAAACAGTACTGAAACACCaatcaataaatacaatatgtattaaaaaaattaaaatacatgtatatatagagcctgaaaaaaaaccatgtcattattcattaatttctattacattatacatgtacaactatAAGACACCTGTTTCATATGAAAGTTACAATGTAAGTCTCCATCTATCAATGTTGATTTCAAAGATAGTAATTTACAAATACCGGTATGTGAAACCACATCAATTAGTACTAATATACTAACTTAACCAAATAAGATCTCATTTTAATTCTGGATTCAGGAAGCAGAACAACAGATGAAAGAAGAACTGGAAAATAGATTGTTAGAGAAAGAAGCTACACTGCTTGAACAGTTGCAGGTGCAGAAAGAAGGATTAATTGAAGAAAAGGAGAAAGTAGAACAAAGTTTACGTGTAGCTATGGAAAAAGctttggaagaaaaaaataaaactttacaaGAAGAACTAATAAAGCAAAAAGAGAAACTAGAAACAGtcattttaaagaaagaaactgaacaaaaaatgttagaaGCACAATTAAATGAAgtgaaagaagaaaaagacaaacagacagaggCAGTGTTACATGCGAAACAAgacattttaactaattttgcTGATTTAATGGAAACTGAGTTACAGTGTAGTATTTGTAATGAACTTTTTGTACAGGTAGGCTCGAATTTGTTATGGAAGAATACATGTATGAAGTCTagtcattattatatatatgtgattTATATTCTAAGACCTACATGTAAGTAAGTGCTTAAGTACATGATATTCTAAGACCTACATGTAAGTAAGTGCTTAAGTACATGATGCAAACAAGTTTCATACAGCAACATTGTATATTTCATGGACTTCTGGTGACTATAATCAGTAGTTCTAGTCCTATCGGATCTCTTGTCTTCACTGTCTTGTCAGAAGATGGGGTTAATGCAattacagaaaatatttaacttttaaaatgatttttttattaatgtgaaaAATGCTATATATCAGGTTCACAATTATAAACACTCACACTCATCATTTTAGCAGTATAAATTTTCCTGTATGAACATTTGCACtt comes from the Mytilus trossulus isolate FHL-02 chromosome 3, PNRI_Mtr1.1.1.hap1, whole genome shotgun sequence genome and includes:
- the LOC134711521 gene encoding E3 ubiquitin-protein ligase RNF8-like yields the protein MSQQLSQTKEQETTYIPCLHRIGDNIKKHKLISLEKKTEVTVGRAPDVTVCLLSNMISRCHAIFKCNEEGQWTVRDNKSLNGVFVNKKKLEPMCLQKLVDGDTVQFGVTKNSEEPPEFLYRFHTNLKIKRARPKSLDEVDCATPKRQKPMPVTCQGPSNQKNPEWSPYQEYKDKLKQQEEEMARKMKEYEQKLSEMNSVLKDKEETQAAMKNELEEEKKRREENMKEMEETMKKKQEEMEDELRRKEEAEQQMKEELENRLLEKEATLLEQLQVQKEGLIEEKEKVEQSLRVAMEKALEEKNKTLQEELIKQKEKLETVILKKETEQKMLEAQLNEVKEEKDKQTEAVLHAKQDILTNFADLMETELQCSICNELFVQATSLNCSHSFCALCIQQWMKIKKECAVCRAPVTTTMRAISLDNYIDTMVSHLSDELKERRKQLVESRKGEQQKFNEENKPKPQVPAARGRGRGGRRGRGARGGRGGGANNPIVVPAAHPLTNAAGHHPIIVEDDLEIDGVEITIGDDDVEESSNPYADSDEDSMENSNSSDDSDYVRGDEDAYYGGYGTCYRCGSRGHWANGCPFG